Proteins co-encoded in one Pithys albifrons albifrons isolate INPA30051 chromosome 14, PitAlb_v1, whole genome shotgun sequence genomic window:
- the LOC139678420 gene encoding golgin subfamily A member 6-like protein 26 — MEETYLLNVEGVKKKILHGGQGELPKFQDGSKITFHFQTLKDDFERTVIDDSRDAGIPMEIIVGKMFKLEIWETLLSSMRIGEVAEFWCDIIHTGMYALVSRGMRRIAEGRDPLEGQKHRCGMGNMFDYHSTGYDDLDELQRTPQPLIFIMELFRVEEPSAYKRDTWAMSKEEKLAAVPVLHSEGNRLVLRKEFAQAAAKYQEAVICLRNLQAKEKPWEDGWLKLESLVTPLVLNYCQCQLELGEYYEVLEHTTELLQKHNDNAKAYFKRAKAHAAVWNEREAREDFLRVAHLDPSMAAAVKKELKQLGERMRKKHVEDRKRYQGLFQSRQGQGDSKGQEGREVVDGAPQGEVGVQEISGQGERDAGTKVTEQPKAAQAEQGTHRAGAEEAAPGGEAAPEQPVGGEVEVRDQTGLGEEVKLDSCGAKPESLGREEEDEKEGEEEKKERQKENEKEEKEEGEEEKIKRGAEEEEEKLEEEEEKVEEKEEKRERQEKIERGAKEEDEKLQEEEEKVEEKEEKEERQEKVERGAKEKGEKLQEGEEVEKEKEKEGKGEREEEKVEKGKVEEDKNKESLPAEMEKLDAGQCGATGLEQGLEQGASEAEEDGTGSAAQAQPNRAPEPGLPSEGLEPAEGSPELEDETPGETLEEGRCRQQRAGSRQENGWEGNIPAESFTPGAAREWGNGQCSDNQGHNPGAQSALSPCLGERLPEH; from the exons ATGGAAGAAACCTACCTGCTGAATGTGGAAGGGGTCAAAAAGAAGATTCTGCATGGAGGCCAAGGGGAGCTGCCAAAGTTTCAGGATGGGAGCAAG ATCACCTTCCACTTCCAGACGCTGAAGGACGACTTTGAGCGGACGGTGATCGATGACAGCCGGGATGCTGGAATCCCCATGGAGATCATTGTGGGCAAGATGTTCAAGCTGGAGATATGGGAGACGCTGCTCAGCTCCATGAGAATTGGGGAGGTGGCAGAGTTCTGGTGTGACATCATC CACACAGGCATGTATGCCCTGGTCTCCAGGGGCATGCGGAGGATCGCAGAGGGACGGGACCCCCTGGAGGGGCAGAAGCACCGCTGTGGCATGGGCAACATGTTTGACTACCACAGCACGGGCTATGATGACCTGGATGAGCTCCAGCGGACACCACAGCCCCTCATCTTCATCATGGAGTTGTTCCGG GTGGAGGAGCCCTCAGCATACAAGCGTGACACCTGGGCCATGAGCAAGGAGGAGAagctggcagcagtgcctgtgctgcacAGCGAGGGCAACCGCCTCGTCCTCCGCAAAGAgtttgcacaggcagcagccaaGTACCAGGAGGCTGTCATCTGCCTGAGGAACCTCCAGGCCAAG GAGAAGCCGTGGGAGGATGGCTGGCTGAAGCTGGAAAGCCTGGTCACACCACTGGTGCTCAACTactgccagtgccagctggaGCTCGGCGAGTACTACGAGGTGCTGGAGCACACGACAGAGCTTCTCCAGAAGCACAATG ACAATGCCAAGGCCTATTTCAAGCGAGCGAAGGCTCATGCTGCTGTCTGGAACGAGCGGGAGGCACGGGAGGACTTCCTGCGTGTGGCTCACCTCGACCCCTCCATGGCAGCTGCTGTGAAGAAGGAGCTGAAGCAGCTGGGGGAGAGGATGAGGAAGAAGCACGTGGAGGATCGGAAGCGCTACCAGGGACTCTTCCAGTCACgccaggggcagggggacagcaaggggcaggagggcagggaggtggtTGATGGGGCACCTCAGGGTGAGGTTGGGGTCCAGGAGATctctgggcagggggagagggatGCAGGGACCAAAGTAACAGAGCAACCAAAGGCTGCCCAAGCAGAACAAGGGACCCACAGGGCTGGGGCCGAAGAGGCAGCAccaggaggagaagcagccCCGGAACAGCCTGTGGGGGGAGAGGTGGAAGTGAGGGATCAGACAGGACTGGGGGAAGAAGTAAAGCTGGACAGCTGTGGAGCAAAGCCAGAGAGCctgggaagagaggaggaagatgagaaagagggagaagaggaaaaaaaggagaggcagaaggaaaatgaaaaggaagaaaaagaggagggggaggaggagaagataAAGAggggggcagaggaggaagaggaaaaattggaggaggaggaagagaaggtggaagaaaaagaagaaaaaagagagaggcagGAGAAAATAGAGAggggagcaaaggaggaagatgagaaattacaggaggaggaagaaaaggtggaagaaaaggaagaaaaagaggagaggcaggagaaggtAGAGAGGGGGGCAAAGGAGAAAGGTGAGAAACTGCAAGAgggggaggaggtagagaaggaaaaagaaaaggagggaaaaggagagagggaggaggagaaggtagaaaagggaaaagtggAGGAggacaaaaacaaagagagtCTACCAGCAGAGATGGAAAAGCTGGATGCAGGGCAATGTGGAGCAACAGGGCTtgagcaggggctggagcaaggAGCCAGTGAGGCAGAGGAAGATGGCACAGGGAGTGCAGCTCAGGCTCAGCCAAACAGAGCCCCAGAGCCAGGGCTTCCCAGTGAGGGTCTGGAGCCAGCTGAGGggtccccagagctggaagaTGAAACACCTGGAGAGACTCTGGAAGAGGGGAGGTGCAGGCAGCAGCGAGCAGGCAGTAGACAAGAAAATGGTTGGGAAGGCAACATCCCCGCAGAGAGCTTCACCCCTGGAGCAGCCAGAGAATGGGGCAATGGGCAGTGCAGTGACAACCAGGGCCACAACCCTGGGGCACAGTCAGCCCTGAGCCCCTGCTTGGGAGAaaggctgccagagcactga
- the TAF7L gene encoding transcription initiation factor TFIID subunit 7-like isoform X2 gives MSKGKDDAPHELESQFVLRLPPEYASTVRRAVQSGNVNLKDRLTIELHADGRHGIVRVDRVPLAAKLVDLPCITESLKTIDKKTFYKTADICQMLVCTVDGDLYPPLEEQTVSTDPKANKKKDKDREKKFIWNHGITLPLKNVRKRRFRKTAKKKYIESPDVEKEVKRLLSTDAEAVSVRWEVIAEDETKEVDNHGSLTSLDISSPGMSGHKQGHGSSEHDELREIFNDISSSSEDEDERDHHDDEDLNIMDTEEDLERQLQDKLNESDGQQQENEGSNQIVMGIQKQIDNLKSKLQETQDRRKRQEDLIMKVENLALKTRLQAVLDEFKQQEEREKQQMASLQEQLESLMEK, from the exons ATGAGCAAGGGCAAGGACGATGCTCCGCACGAGCTCGAGAGCCAGTTCGTGCTGCGGCTGCCGCCG GAATATGCCTCCACTGTGCGGCGAGCAGTCCAGTCTGGGAATGTCAACCTGAAGGACAGGCTCACCATTGAGCTGCACG CGGACGGGCGCCACGGGATTGTCCGTGTCGACCGGGTGCCTCTGGCAGCCAAGCTGGTGGATCTGCCCTGCATCACTGAGAGCTTAAAAACCATTGACAAGAAAACCTTCTACAAGACAGCGGATATTTGCCAG ATGCTTGTTTGCACTGTGGATGGTGATCTCTACCCGCCTTTGGAAGAGCAGACAGTGAGCACGGAccccaaagcaaacaagaagaaggacaaggacagagaaaagaaattcatATGGAACCATGGCA TCACTCTTCCTCTGAAAAACGTACGGAAGAGGCGATTCCGGAAGACAGCTAAGAAGAAG TATATTGAGTCTCCTGATGTCGAAAAAGAGGTGAAGCGTCTCCTGAGCACGGATGCCGAAGCTGTCAGTGTCC GCTGGGAAGTCATTGCTGAAGATGAAACAAAAGAAGTGGACAACCATGGTTCACTCACCAGCCTGGACATCTCCTCCCCAGGGATGTCGGGACACAAGCAAGGCCATGGCTCCTCAG AACATGATGAACTGCGGGAGATATTTAATGatatcagcagcagcagcgaggaTGAAGATGAGAGGGATCATCATGACGATGAAGACCTGAACATCATGGACACTGAGGAAGACTTGGAGAGACAGCTGCAGGACAAGCTGAATGAGTctgatgggcagcagcaggagaatgAGGGTTCCAACCAGATAG TCATGGGGATCCAGAAACAGATTGACAACCTGAAAAGTAAACTGCAGGAGACTCAAGACAGGAGGAAGCGCCAGGAGGATCTCATCATGAAAGTGGAGAACCTGGCCCTCAAG ACCCGTCTCCAGGCTGTCCTGGATGAGTTCAAGCAGCAGGAAGAGCgagagaagcagcag ATGGcatccctgcaggagcagctggagtcCCTCATGGAGAAGTGA
- the TAF7L gene encoding transcription initiation factor TFIID subunit 7-like isoform X1 translates to MSKGKDDAPHELESQFVLRLPPEYASTVRRAVQSGNVNLKDRLTIELHADGRHGIVRVDRVPLAAKLVDLPCITESLKTIDKKTFYKTADICQMLVCTVDGDLYPPLEEQTVSTDPKANKKKDKDREKKFIWNHGITLPLKNVRKRRFRKTAKKKAQYIESPDVEKEVKRLLSTDAEAVSVRWEVIAEDETKEVDNHGSLTSLDISSPGMSGHKQGHGSSEHDELREIFNDISSSSEDEDERDHHDDEDLNIMDTEEDLERQLQDKLNESDGQQQENEGSNQIVMGIQKQIDNLKSKLQETQDRRKRQEDLIMKVENLALKTRLQAVLDEFKQQEEREKQQMASLQEQLESLMEK, encoded by the exons ATGAGCAAGGGCAAGGACGATGCTCCGCACGAGCTCGAGAGCCAGTTCGTGCTGCGGCTGCCGCCG GAATATGCCTCCACTGTGCGGCGAGCAGTCCAGTCTGGGAATGTCAACCTGAAGGACAGGCTCACCATTGAGCTGCACG CGGACGGGCGCCACGGGATTGTCCGTGTCGACCGGGTGCCTCTGGCAGCCAAGCTGGTGGATCTGCCCTGCATCACTGAGAGCTTAAAAACCATTGACAAGAAAACCTTCTACAAGACAGCGGATATTTGCCAG ATGCTTGTTTGCACTGTGGATGGTGATCTCTACCCGCCTTTGGAAGAGCAGACAGTGAGCACGGAccccaaagcaaacaagaagaaggacaaggacagagaaaagaaattcatATGGAACCATGGCA TCACTCTTCCTCTGAAAAACGTACGGAAGAGGCGATTCCGGAAGACAGCTAAGAAGAAGG CCCAGTATATTGAGTCTCCTGATGTCGAAAAAGAGGTGAAGCGTCTCCTGAGCACGGATGCCGAAGCTGTCAGTGTCC GCTGGGAAGTCATTGCTGAAGATGAAACAAAAGAAGTGGACAACCATGGTTCACTCACCAGCCTGGACATCTCCTCCCCAGGGATGTCGGGACACAAGCAAGGCCATGGCTCCTCAG AACATGATGAACTGCGGGAGATATTTAATGatatcagcagcagcagcgaggaTGAAGATGAGAGGGATCATCATGACGATGAAGACCTGAACATCATGGACACTGAGGAAGACTTGGAGAGACAGCTGCAGGACAAGCTGAATGAGTctgatgggcagcagcaggagaatgAGGGTTCCAACCAGATAG TCATGGGGATCCAGAAACAGATTGACAACCTGAAAAGTAAACTGCAGGAGACTCAAGACAGGAGGAAGCGCCAGGAGGATCTCATCATGAAAGTGGAGAACCTGGCCCTCAAG ACCCGTCTCCAGGCTGTCCTGGATGAGTTCAAGCAGCAGGAAGAGCgagagaagcagcag ATGGcatccctgcaggagcagctggagtcCCTCATGGAGAAGTGA
- the DRP2 gene encoding dystrophin-related protein 2, which yields MQPLVMQEWLYVLPRCPEWHSTDQAQHSSTAHPLSQVEASQDAAGPSCVTPRAPSGAAGPQAPLEMNLCWNEIKKKSHSLRARLEAFSDHSGKLQVPLQEIIDWLGQKDEELSAQLPLRGDVLLVQQEKETHAAFMEEVKSRGPYIYSVLESAQAFLSQHPFEELEEPTLESKDVSPRHRIQNISRFVWKQANVASELWEKLTARCVDQHRHIERTLEQLLEIKGAMEELSTTLDQAESVRETWEPIGDLFIDSLPEHIQSTKLFKEELSPMKDGVKVVNDLAHQLAISDVHLCMENSRTLEQINTRWKQLQAAINERLKQLQDAHRDFGPGSQHFLSSSVQVPWERAISPNKVPYYINHQAQTTCWDHPKMTELYQTLADLNNIKFSAYRTAMKLRRVQKALRLDMVTLTTALEIFNEHDLQPSDRAMDVVEVIHCLTALYERLEEERGILVNVPLCVDMSLNWLLNVFDSGRSGKMRALSFKTGIACLCGTEVKEKFQYLFSQVASAGGLCDQRHLGVLLHEAIQVPRQLGEVAAFGGSNVEPSIRSCFRFSNGKPTIEASQFLEWANLEPQSMVWLAVLHRVTMAEQVKHQTKCSVCRQCPIKGFRYRSLKQFNVDICQTCFLTGRASKGNKLHYPIMEYYTPTTSSENMRDFATTLKNKFRSKQYFSKHPQRGYLPVQSVLEADFSETPASSPMLPHADTHSRIEHFASRLAEMESQNCSFFNDSLSPDDSLDEDQYLLRHSSPITDREPGGSQQVPGNLNMDDKGELERILAHLEDENRILQGELRRLKWQHDEAVESPTLATGSPESVQDPRNDELLAEARILRQHKSRLETRMQILEDHNKQLESQLHRLRELLLQPPAESDGNGSAASSLASSPHQSEGSQAKEKEHNTPDTEAADEVEAKTQEVSMCLEDIMEKLRSAFPNSRGMTSLI from the exons ATGCAGCCCCTGGTGATGCAGGAATGGCTCTATGTCCTCCCACGATGTCCTGagtggcacagcacagaccaggcgcagcacagcagcactgcccacccgCTGTCTCAG GTTGAAGCCTCGCAGGATGCTGCAGGACCTTCGTGTGTAACCCCCCGGGCTCCAAGTGGTGCTGCCGGGCCCCAGGCCCCTCTGGAGATGAATCTTTGCTGGAAcgagataaaaaaaaaatcccacagccTTCG GGCTCGGCTGGAGGCCTTTTCTGACCACAGTGGGaagctgcaggtgcctctccaGGAGATCATAGACTGGCTGGGGCAGAAGGATGAGGAGCTCTCGGCACAGCTTCCCCTGCGGGGCGATGTCCTCCTggtgcagcaggagaaggagacaCATGCG GCTTTCATGGAAGAAGTGAAGTCTCGGGGACCATACATTTACTCTGTCCTGGAGTCAGCACAGGCTTTCCTTTCCCAGCATCCATTTGAGGAATTAGAAGAACCAACCCTGGAAAGCAAAG ATGTCTCTCCCCGGCACCGGATCCAAAACATCAGCCGCTTTGTGTGGAAACAGGCGAATGTGGCCAGTGAGCTGTGGGAGAAGCTCACAGCCCGCTGTGTGGACCAGCACCGGCACATTGAACGAacactggagcagctgctggagattAAAGGAGCCATGGAAGAGCTCAGCACGACACTGGACCAGGCTGAAAGTGTGCGTGAAACCTGGGAACCCATTGGGGACCTCTTCATTGACTCCTTGCCAGAGCACATCCAGTCAACTAAG CTGTTCAAAGAGGAGCTCTCCCCCATGAAGGATGGGGTGAAAGTGGTCAATGATCTTGCACACCAGCTTGCCATCTCAGATGTCCACCTGTGCATGGAGAATTCCCGTACCCTGGAGCAGATCAACACGCGCTGGAAACAGCTGCAG GCTGCCATAAACGAACGCCTGAAGCAGCTCCAAGATGCCCACCGGGATTTTGGACCAGGCTCCCAGCACTTCCTTTCTT CCTCTGTCCAGGTTCCCTGGGAACGAGCCATTTCCCCCAACAAAGTGCCATACTACATCAA CCACCAGGCCCAGACGACATGCTGGGACCACCCAAAGATGACAGAGTTGTACCAGACACTGG CGGATTTGAACAACATCAAGTTCTCAGCATATCGGACAGCCATGAAACTACGGCGGGTGCAGAAGGCCCTTCGAT TGGACATGGTGACCCTCACCACAGCCCTGGAAATCTTCAATGAGCACGACCTGCAGCCCAGTGACCGGGCGATGGATGTGGTGGAGGTGATCCACTGCCTGACCGCCCTGTACGAGCGGCTGGAGGAGGAGCGCGGCATCCTGGTGAATGTGCCTCTCTGTGTGGACATGAGCCTCAACTGGCTACTGAATGTCTTTGACAG CGGCCGCAGTGGGAAGATGAGGGCTCTCTCCTTCAAGACGGGCATTGCATGTCTGTGTGGGACAGAGGTCAAGGAGAAGTTTCAGT aTCTCTTCAGCCAAGTGGCCAGCGCTGGGGGACTGTGCGACCAGAGGCACCTCGGTGTCCTGCTCCACGAAGCCATCCAGGTCCCACGCCAGCTCGGGGAGGTGGCAGCGTTCGGGGGCAGCAATGTGGAGCCCAGCATCCGCAGCTGCTTCCGCTTT aGCAATGGGAAGCCTACCATTGAGGCATCCCAGTTCCTGGAGTGGGCCAACCTGGAGCCACAGTCCATGGTgtggctggctgtgctgcaccGGGTGACCATGGCCGAGCAGGTGAAGCACCAGACCAAGTGCTCTGTCTGCCGACAGTGCCCCATCAAGGGCTTCAG GTATCGGAGCCTGAAGCAGTTCAATGTGGATATCTGCCAGACTTGCTTCCTCACCGGAAGAGCCAGCAAGGGCAATAAGCTGCACTACCCCATCATGGAGTACTACACCCCG ACCACGTCCAGTGAGAACATGAGAGACTTTGCCACAACACTGAAGAACAAGTTTCGGTCCAAGCAGTACTTCAGCAAGCACCCACAGAGGGGTTACCTACCCGTCCAGTCTGTGCTTGAAGCTGACTTCTCTGAGAC ACCAGCCTCCTCCCCGATGCTGCCGCACGCTGACACGCACTCCCGGATCGAGCACTTTGCCAGCAG GCTTGCAGAGATGGAAAGCCAGAACTGTTCCTTCTTCAATGATAGCCTGTCCCCAGATGACAGTCT GGATGAGGACCAGTATCTGCTCCGCCATTCCAGCCCCATCACTGACAGAGAGCCTGGGGGCAGCCAGCAGGTTCCAGGAAACCTCAACATGGATGACAAGGGGGAGCTGGAGCGAATCCTGGCCCACTTGGAGGATGAAAACAG GATACTCCAGGGAGAGCTGAGACGTTTGAAATGGCAGCATGATGAGGCAGTGGAGTCTCCAACCTTGGCTACAGGCTCCCCTGAATCAGTGCAAGACCCACGTAACGACGAGCTCCTGGCAGAAGCACGAATCCTCCGGCAGCACAAGAGCCGTCTGGAGACCCGCATGCAGATCCTGGAGGACCACAACAAGCAGCTGGAGTCCCAGCtgcacaggctgagggagctgctgctgcag CCTCCGGCAGAGTCAGATGGCAATGGTTCAGCAGCATCTTCCTTGGCTTCATCTCCACATCAGTCTGAAGGCAGCCAGGCAAAGGAGAAAGAGCACAACACCCCTGACACTGAAGCTGCAG ATGAGGTGGAAGCCAAAACCCAGGAAGTCAGCATGTGCCTGGAAGACATAATGGAGAAGCTGCGGAGCGCCTTCCCCAACTCTCGAG GTATGACCTCCCTTATCTAA